In one Platichthys flesus chromosome 3, fPlaFle2.1, whole genome shotgun sequence genomic region, the following are encoded:
- the paxx gene encoding protein PAXX, whose amino-acid sequence MEDVKPSSYCTVLDGKSQSKYLCYTHRRNALFYICLTDAADVWSTEYTEDTLKEFRQKFALKSKEDYILKLRSACVTGDVSVVVHGTGAELQVSSGSVDLSVSLSRLQGPQATEELKELLFRMADSLTQLDSKVRTPALSPLKNRQRNHTEFEPRQQQNCGPSVTVKRRAPGASLINPGTKKKMQATGVAFDEADDD is encoded by the exons atggaggatgtGAAGCCGTCGTCGTACTGCACTGTGTTGGACGGGAAGAGCCAGTCCAAGTATCTGTGTTATACACACCGGAGAAATGCGCTGTTTTATATTTG cctgacagatgctgcagatgtttggaGCACAGAGTACACAGAGGACACCTTGAAAGAGTTT AGACAGAAGTTTGCCTTGAAATCTAAAGAGGATTATATTCTCAAACTCAG GTCTGCCTGTGTTACTGGGGACGTGTCTGTCGTGGTACATGGCACCGGGGCAGAGCTCCAGGTGTCCTCAGGGTCAGTTGACCTGAGTGTGAGTCTGTCCAGGCTGCAGGGCCCACAGGCTACAGAGgaactgaaggagctgctgttcAGGATGGCAGACAGCCTCACTCAGCTTGACAGCAAAG TTAGAACACCGGCACTCAGTCCACTAAAAAATCGTCAGAGGAATCACACAG AGTTTGAGCCCCGGCAGCAGCAGAACTGTGGTCCATCAGTGACGGTGAAGAGACGAGCTCCAGGGGCTTCACTCATCAACCCAGGAACTAAAAA AAAGATGCAAGCGACTGGCGTGGCCTTTGATGAAGCAGACGACGACTGA
- the LOC133950743 gene encoding perforin-1-like has protein sequence MASSLPLLLLLLCSLTVAEAQLRLFNLQASDLPSNLLGTTDGYVKVFCGSADLGETSVRNNNPNPWWEEEFTHFKAQQNDILRLEVHDSDILLDDLLGVCQRQIKLGTHEHDCYLKKGGTLHYSYTLGAGHQA, from the coding sequence ATGGCCTCCAGTCTTCcactcctcctgctgctcctgtgcAGTCTGACTGTGGCTGAAGCCCAGCTCAGGTTGTTCAACCTGCAGGCGAGCGATCTGCCCTCTAACCTCCTGGGAACCACAGATGGCTACGTCAAGGTGTTCTGTGGCTCTGCCGACCTTGGTGAGACATCTGTTCGCAACAACAACCCCAACCCCTGGTGGGAGGAGGAGTTCACGCATTTCAAGGCCCAGCAGAATGACATTCTGAGGCTGGAGGTTCACGACAGTGACATCCTCCTTGATGACCTGCTGGGAGTCTGCCAGCGTCAGATCAAGCTGGGAACCCATGAGCACGACTGCTACCTGAAGAAAGGTGGCACCCTCCATTACTCATATACCCTTGGTGCAGGTCATCAGGCCTGA
- the LOC133941316 gene encoding perforin-1-like, translating to MASSLPLLLLLLCSLTVAEAQLRLFNMRASGLPSDIFGITDGYVKAFCASASLGVTSVRNDNPNPWWDEEFSYFKAQQNDILRLEVHDHDMVFDDLLGVCQRQIKSGTHEHDCYLEKGGILHYTYTLN from the coding sequence ATGGCCTCcagtcttcctctcctcctgctgctcctgtgcAGTCTGACTGTGGCTGAAGCCCAGCTCAGGTTGTTCAACATGCGGGCAAGTGGTCTTCCCTCTGACATCTTTGGAATCACAGACGGCTACGTCAAGGCATTCTGTGCCTCTGCCTCTCTGGGTGTGACATCCGTCCGTAATGACAATCCCAACCCCTGGTGGGACGAGGAGTTCTCCTACTTCAAGGCCCAGCAGAACGACATACTGAGGCTGGAGGTTCACGATCATGACATGGTCTTCGATGACCTGCTTGGAGTCTGCCAGCGTCAGATCAAATCAGGAACCCATGAGCATGACTGCTACTTGGAGAAAGGGGGTATCCTCCACTACACATACACCCTCAACTGA
- the LOC133950746 gene encoding perforin-1-like, whose amino-acid sequence MASSLPLLLLLLCSLTVAEAQLRLFNMRASGLPSDIFGITDGYVKVFCASASLGVTSVRHNDPNPWWEEEFSDPMAQQNEILRLEVHDEDLIFDDLLGVCQRQLNKGTHEIDCYLDKGGLFQYTYTLN is encoded by the coding sequence ATGGCCTCcagtcttcctctcctcctgctgctcctgtgcAGTCTGACTGTGGCTGAAGCCCAGCTCAGGTTGTTCAACATGCGGGCAAGTGGTCTTCCCTCTGACATCTTTGGAATCACAGACGGCTACGTAAAGGTGTTCTGTGCCTCTGCCTCTCTGGGTGTGACATCTGTCCGTCACAACGATCCCAACCCCTGGTGGGAGGAGGAGTTCTCCGACCCCATGGCCCAGCAGAACGAAATACTGAGGCTGGAGGTTCACGATGAGGACCTGATCTTCGATGACCTGCTGGGAGTCTGCCAGCGACAGCTCAATAAAGGAACCCATGAGATCGACTGCTACTTGGATAAAGGTGGCCTCTTCCAATACACCTACACCCTCAACTGA
- the LOC133950744 gene encoding perforin-1-like: MASSLPLLLLLLCSLTVAEAQLRLFNIRASGLPSDIFGITDGYIKMFCASASLGVTSIRHNDPNPWWEEEFSYPKAQQNDILRLEVHDEDLIFDDLLGVCQVSIKPGTHEHDCSLEKGGTLQYTYSLI; this comes from the coding sequence ATGGCCTCcagtcttcctctcctcctgctgctcctgtgcAGTCTGACTGTGGCTGAAGCCCAGCTCAGGTTGTTCAACATTCGGGCAAGTGGTCTTCCCTCTGACATCTTTGGAATAACAGACGGCTACATCAAGATGTTCTGTGCCTCTGCCTCTCTGGGTGTGACATCCATACGTCACAACGATCCCAACCCCTGGTGGGAGGAGGAGTTCTCCTACCCCAAGGCCCAGCAGAACGACATACTGAGGCTGGAGGTTCACGATGAGGACCTGATCTTCGATGACCTGCTGGGAGTCTGCCAGGTTTCGATCAAACCAGGAACCCATGAGCACGACTGTTCCTTGGAGAAAGGGGGCACCCTCCAATACACTTACAGCCTCATCTGA